The following are encoded together in the Parabacteroides chongii genome:
- a CDS encoding RagB/SusD family nutrient uptake outer membrane protein encodes MKKIINIVLASALLVGSTTSCSDFLQKDPPSSPSQSIFWQKKSDFESALAGCFSTMHQNGDPYDPGVMSQIIACFDNLTDNSICQHDEDTYGKSKTIAIGDLDPNTSGYVKYMYEQCYRGIARVHLVMDNLAVYEGADMSESDKNFMLGQCKALRGYFYSWLYNCYREVPLVTESLTMDNMYQNKSPRQDIYNQIIKDFDEAIALLPDKTYSDAQMAGYFTPGALKAFKARMMLAEAYDENGNAISSKMGEIVSLLEGIQGYKLADRMRDNFLSTKQLASPEIMFSVRYLAPNNTNSLDLYYGAWTTCGVARDLVDAFECTDGQKWGESPLTVSVDESLLATGELGDANKAERAKLFQNRDRRLYETVCHSGLADFSIDGQDGDPVTITNQMQTGFGMMKLIQPTTIMPSGSTVSDADIIILRYAEVLMMIAEAENEANGPTQKAYDAVNQVRVRSGQPELPAGLTKEQMRERIRNEWRVEFVFEGHRYFQLKRWKLMEELVDGAIDPALPAYIKVFKPAFYYFPLPQAEIDKAGGVLIQDPNYI; translated from the coding sequence ATGAAAAAGATAATAAATATTGTATTGGCTTCGGCGTTGTTGGTGGGTTCTACGACCTCTTGTAGTGATTTCTTGCAGAAAGATCCTCCATCTTCTCCTTCACAGTCTATTTTTTGGCAGAAAAAGAGTGATTTCGAATCAGCTTTGGCCGGATGTTTTTCAACCATGCACCAGAATGGTGATCCTTATGACCCGGGAGTGATGTCACAAATTATTGCTTGTTTTGATAATCTGACAGACAACTCTATTTGCCAGCATGACGAAGATACATACGGGAAATCTAAGACAATTGCTATTGGTGATTTGGATCCGAACACAAGCGGATATGTGAAATATATGTATGAACAATGCTATCGTGGTATTGCTCGTGTGCATTTGGTTATGGATAATTTGGCTGTGTACGAAGGTGCGGATATGTCTGAAAGTGATAAAAACTTTATGTTAGGACAGTGTAAGGCTTTGAGAGGATATTTTTATTCATGGCTTTATAATTGCTACAGAGAAGTTCCTTTGGTAACGGAATCTTTGACTATGGATAATATGTATCAGAATAAATCTCCTCGTCAGGATATCTATAATCAGATTATCAAAGACTTCGATGAAGCGATTGCTCTTTTGCCGGATAAGACATATTCAGATGCGCAGATGGCTGGCTATTTTACTCCGGGTGCATTGAAAGCATTTAAGGCTCGCATGATGTTGGCTGAAGCATATGATGAAAATGGCAATGCCATTTCCTCTAAAATGGGTGAAATCGTTTCTTTGCTGGAAGGTATTCAGGGATATAAACTGGCTGATAGAATGCGTGATAATTTTCTTTCAACTAAACAGTTGGCTTCTCCGGAAATCATGTTTTCTGTTCGTTATTTGGCTCCGAACAATACAAATAGTTTAGACTTGTACTATGGTGCATGGACTACTTGCGGTGTGGCTCGTGATTTGGTAGATGCTTTTGAATGTACGGATGGACAGAAATGGGGCGAGTCTCCATTGACTGTTTCTGTAGATGAGTCTTTATTGGCTACTGGAGAATTAGGAGATGCAAATAAGGCAGAAAGAGCAAAGCTATTCCAAAATCGTGATCGTCGTTTGTATGAAACTGTTTGTCATAGTGGCTTAGCTGATTTTTCAATTGATGGACAGGATGGCGATCCTGTTACCATAACCAATCAGATGCAAACTGGTTTCGGTATGATGAAATTGATTCAACCGACGACGATTATGCCTAGTGGCTCTACCGTTTCCGATGCAGACATTATCATTCTTCGCTATGCTGAGGTATTGATGATGATTGCAGAAGCAGAAAACGAAGCCAACGGACCAACTCAAAAAGCATACGATGCAGTGAACCAGGTACGTGTTCGTTCTGGACAGCCAGAATTACCTGCCGGTTTAACAAAAGAACAGATGCGTGAACGTATCCGTAATGAATGGCGTGTAGAATTTGTATTTGAAGGTCATCGTTACTTCCAGCTGAAACGTTGGAAATTGATGGAAGAATTAGTGGATGGAGCAATTGATCCGGCATTACCTGCTTATATCAAGGTCTTTAAACCTGCATTCTATTATTTCCCGTTGCCACAAGCAGAAATCGATAAAGCTGGTGGTGTACTGATTCAGGATCCGAATTATATTTAA
- a CDS encoding TonB-dependent receptor, with the protein MKKTFRKSVQDLLATRAGRLANLAGVFLVAGTLTLSASTYATEHMLSLNLKNATIREAIESIKSQSEFSFSLDVKDLNLDEKVSVSLNNKSINEVLAVLFNGRNVRYEINDRHVVITRAGQVGPSAVMQQAKQITGRVLDANNEPVIGANVVVDGTTIGTVTDVEGNFALDVPDGAILKISYIGYIEQSIPVGNKSVISIILKEDSQALDEVVVVGFGTQKKLNLTGAVTAVSGEDMTKRPVTNAATMLQGQVPGLRVNSKTGTPGDESTTFRVRGQGTFSDAGSDPLVLVNGVPGSITNLDPSMIESVSVLKDAASAAIYGARAANGVILVTTKQGAEGDGKAHIAYHGNVAIYNPTRMYDLITNSAEYMELFNLASKNSGLGNSYTQEQIDAYRNGGGSEQYPNFDWLDYMFSPAVAQNHNLSIAGNAGKTTYNVALNFVDQPGTLKGFDYQKYNATVDLTSQITDFIKIGTYTNLMYDDRTQPRQGQDDVLLSTMSQAPTYMPWLPDDGSGVTRWTDYAYPAEVGNHNKNMPAIIGTNTSKNFQNFDVNAQLWLDINLAKGLSWYTKGAVRLQSNKSKEWGGSDVPVYNYHTGEQTGFLDRGANGLTVEDQRRFYTNFYTYLKYDFTTPNQFHNFNLMVGYSQETEKYETLKAFRKEYAFDLPVIDAGSNANWSNEGKLEEWAIQSVFARLNYNFKERYLFEANMRYDGTSRISSENRWGIFPSFSAGWRITEEDFMKDLNLSWLNNAKIRGSWGQLGNQNIGLYPYQAMINGVRDYPFDKTADVIGYQQTAYANRDIKWETTTITDIGFDLQVFNGLSVTFDWYKKVTSDILRKSQVSALLGMTAPTVNDGEVENKGIEIAFNYNNMITDGVFKGLQYNAGIYFDRSRNKLTKFGAEEIDGYKLRREGLPYNEYYMLECIGVFATDDEVANSPKQFNDNTQAGDLKYKDQNGDNVIDNKDRVPISGRFPGFEYSVNLGASWKGFDLSLQGQGVSGKKWYTNDWGIYPFRQGSAPTREYVEGMWTEENPYNAEHPRLYFNDLGGTKNNRPNTYMLQNASYFRLKNLTFGYTLPKSITDKVKMSRVRVYFSGDNLLTFTKFYGLDPERDVDGRAAQYPQNRICSFGLNVEF; encoded by the coding sequence ATGAAAAAAACATTTAGAAAATCTGTTCAGGACTTATTGGCTACAAGAGCAGGGCGCCTGGCTAACCTGGCCGGTGTATTTCTTGTTGCCGGAACGCTTACTCTTAGTGCGAGTACGTATGCAACTGAACATATGCTTTCCTTAAATCTTAAAAATGCCACGATCCGTGAGGCTATTGAATCCATCAAAAGCCAAAGTGAATTTTCATTCAGTCTGGATGTAAAAGACTTGAATCTGGATGAAAAAGTGTCTGTCTCCCTGAACAACAAATCTATTAATGAAGTATTGGCTGTGTTGTTTAACGGACGGAATGTACGTTATGAAATCAACGATCGTCATGTGGTGATTACTCGTGCCGGGCAGGTAGGACCGAGTGCTGTAATGCAACAGGCAAAGCAGATCACAGGCCGTGTCCTGGATGCTAATAATGAACCTGTCATTGGAGCCAATGTTGTAGTAGACGGAACGACAATTGGTACGGTAACGGATGTAGAAGGTAACTTTGCTCTGGATGTGCCTGACGGAGCGATATTGAAAATCTCTTATATAGGTTATATCGAACAGAGTATCCCTGTTGGAAATAAATCGGTTATTTCTATTATCCTGAAAGAAGATTCACAGGCATTGGACGAAGTGGTGGTCGTTGGTTTCGGTACGCAGAAAAAATTGAATTTGACAGGTGCGGTAACGGCTGTGTCTGGCGAAGATATGACGAAACGTCCGGTTACCAATGCGGCAACAATGTTGCAGGGACAGGTTCCGGGTTTGCGTGTAAACTCAAAAACTGGTACTCCGGGGGATGAATCAACAACTTTCCGTGTGCGTGGTCAGGGTACTTTCTCTGATGCAGGTTCCGACCCGTTGGTATTGGTAAATGGTGTTCCGGGTAGTATTACTAATTTGGACCCGAGTATGATTGAAAGCGTTTCCGTATTGAAGGATGCTGCTTCTGCTGCTATCTACGGTGCTCGTGCTGCGAATGGTGTTATCCTTGTAACAACGAAGCAGGGTGCAGAAGGTGATGGTAAAGCGCATATTGCTTACCATGGAAATGTGGCAATTTATAATCCGACCCGTATGTACGATCTGATAACAAATTCTGCCGAATATATGGAATTGTTTAACCTGGCAAGTAAAAACTCAGGATTAGGAAATTCATATACACAAGAACAGATTGACGCTTACCGGAATGGTGGAGGTAGTGAACAATATCCGAATTTTGATTGGTTAGACTATATGTTTAGTCCTGCTGTTGCTCAAAATCATAATTTATCGATTGCTGGTAATGCAGGAAAAACAACTTATAATGTTGCTTTGAACTTTGTAGATCAGCCGGGTACTTTAAAAGGGTTTGACTATCAGAAATATAATGCAACAGTTGACTTGACCTCTCAGATTACTGACTTTATCAAGATTGGTACATATACCAATTTGATGTATGATGATCGTACTCAACCTCGTCAGGGACAGGATGATGTATTGTTGTCTACTATGTCTCAAGCTCCAACTTATATGCCGTGGTTGCCGGATGATGGCTCTGGTGTGACTCGTTGGACAGATTACGCTTATCCTGCGGAAGTCGGTAACCATAATAAAAATATGCCGGCTATTATTGGTACCAATACGAGTAAGAACTTCCAGAACTTTGATGTGAATGCACAATTATGGTTGGATATCAATCTGGCAAAAGGTTTGAGCTGGTACACAAAAGGAGCGGTTCGCCTACAGTCGAATAAATCGAAAGAATGGGGTGGATCTGATGTTCCTGTCTATAATTACCATACAGGTGAACAAACTGGTTTTTTGGATAGAGGTGCTAATGGTTTGACAGTAGAAGATCAGCGCCGTTTCTATACGAATTTTTATACTTATTTGAAGTATGATTTCACAACACCTAATCAGTTCCATAACTTTAATCTCATGGTAGGTTATAGCCAGGAGACAGAAAAGTATGAAACATTAAAAGCATTTAGAAAAGAATATGCTTTCGACCTGCCGGTAATTGACGCTGGTTCTAATGCAAACTGGTCTAATGAGGGCAAATTAGAAGAATGGGCTATCCAATCTGTATTTGCTCGTTTGAACTATAACTTTAAAGAACGTTATCTGTTTGAAGCCAATATGCGTTACGATGGAACCTCTCGTATCTCTTCTGAAAATCGTTGGGGTATTTTCCCGTCATTCTCTGCCGGTTGGCGTATTACGGAAGAAGACTTCATGAAAGACTTGAATCTGAGCTGGTTGAATAATGCCAAAATCCGTGGATCATGGGGACAGTTGGGTAACCAGAACATCGGTTTGTATCCGTATCAGGCGATGATTAATGGTGTAAGAGATTATCCATTTGATAAAACAGCTGATGTGATTGGTTATCAACAAACAGCGTATGCAAACCGTGATATCAAATGGGAAACGACAACCATTACTGACATCGGTTTCGATTTGCAGGTATTTAACGGCTTGAGTGTAACATTTGATTGGTATAAGAAGGTAACCTCCGACATTTTGCGTAAATCTCAAGTATCTGCTTTGCTAGGTATGACTGCTCCGACAGTAAATGATGGTGAAGTGGAAAATAAAGGTATTGAAATCGCTTTCAATTACAACAATATGATTACGGATGGTGTCTTCAAAGGCTTGCAGTATAATGCCGGTATTTATTTCGACCGTTCAAGAAACAAACTGACTAAGTTTGGTGCGGAAGAAATCGACGGATATAAGTTGAGAAGAGAAGGTCTTCCGTATAATGAATATTATATGTTGGAATGTATTGGTGTGTTTGCTACTGATGACGAGGTCGCAAATTCTCCGAAACAGTTCAATGATAATACACAGGCGGGTGACTTGAAATATAAAGACCAGAATGGTGACAATGTAATTGATAATAAAGACCGTGTACCTATTTCCGGACGTTTCCCCGGATTTGAATATTCTGTGAATTTGGGTGCAAGCTGGAAAGGCTTTGATTTGTCTTTGCAGGGACAAGGTGTTTCTGGCAAGAAATGGTATACAAATGACTGGGGCATATATCCGTTCCGTCAGGGTTCTGCTCCGACACGTGAATACGTAGAAGGTATGTGGACTGAAGAAAATCCGTATAATGCAGAACATCCGCGTCTGTATTTTAATGACTTGGGTGGTACTAAGAACAACCGACCGAATACTTATATGTTGCAGAATGCTTCTTATTTCCGTCTGAAGAATTTGACTTTCGGTTATACGTTACCGAAATCTATTACGGATAAGGTAAAAATGTCAAGAGTCAGAGTTTATTTTTCAGGTGATAACCTGTTGACATTTACAAAATTCTATGGCCTGGATCCAGAACGTGATGTAGACGGACGTGCAGCTCAGTATCCGCAGAACAGAATCTGTTCATTTGGTTTGAATGTTGAATTTTAA
- a CDS encoding sugar phosphate isomerase/epimerase family protein, whose translation MKKILILIALLGLLYPDRPLAQNSIKLYPYQMTPSHHPDYQRHHVKSPDASFFNNKIQFIALRDLSGDYKQKLDQWVVKDKLGDILWVSYPLVFQDNLKEIVAEIKKRNLYLFDLWGYIPGSGPGGYWTQFVIPDGVLNLFETELGDRWLGMDNGEQDGRYVGSFAPRMYPLGTDRKQQYFNFQRHFQEMGDQLGNKMATLVSLNFGHYFLKEGVYTLIGAETAQGLPNSQIYYSFIRGAGKQYGVNWFGNASVWNRWGHKTYDSNATNIDDDYNSGGPLKGTSLGLLKRLIYTHLMYDCVAVGFEGAMRVDDKKLSPIGKIQQSAVKWVDKYGDPGTMYTPVALMTDFFSGWSFPRHLYSRQAYKVWGNLPYELPDYQTDAMLDILYPGYQDASYYKDERGFITPNPYGDIADCLMSDAPLWVLKQYPVLVIADELRPGQEINDKLNAYVHAGGHLVITAGSLKNMPDGIAGIRTGENTKICTAPITYKGESFKERAPYILAELIYPASATVLQKSNELPAAIELNAGKGKVTVLASPYGVTEQPQCELPVKVMEEKPLDKPYPILNHTKALMEDIFASVQLFETNPELSLVTCSRGNGEYTVLISNESWEPKVFSIGTKTGKIISIKELPTDCSEMQAVGYTPKVMLNTSFGKNTAHTIAGGNVRIFRVRLDDKADVTVMPESTPVPNTTGRALVLRNILDVKEEILSRPTFFEHYDRVVIDWRYLHNREKEALKQEAGWLGRQKLKMTVDLTSGLNLYPDLRIVNNDPPFYQKSMEVMKGVIDKMEILGADELLISTQRTIENNYTMEQFYASLKESFQVLSDYAAKKNIRLLLRQSVARTPDTIEGLQKLVGEVNRPNFTLAPALSLLLNNEAGLDADLNRLKQMEIKDILISASEKDIHDQLWNTNAPIYKSDKATLIRKILAAFPQANYIMDGLYASQDEEYLDGKAMDEFVTKNNHLCGKNY comes from the coding sequence ATGAAAAAGATTCTTATACTTATTGCTTTGTTGGGATTGCTGTATCCTGACCGACCGCTTGCACAGAATAGTATCAAGCTGTATCCTTATCAAATGACTCCGTCTCATCATCCCGATTATCAACGTCATCATGTGAAATCGCCGGATGCCTCTTTCTTTAATAACAAAATTCAGTTTATAGCCCTTCGTGATCTTTCCGGGGATTACAAGCAAAAGCTCGATCAATGGGTGGTGAAAGATAAACTAGGGGATATCCTGTGGGTTTCCTATCCGTTGGTTTTTCAGGATAATCTGAAAGAGATCGTTGCCGAGATCAAGAAAAGGAATCTCTATCTGTTTGACCTGTGGGGATATATTCCCGGTTCCGGTCCTGGTGGATACTGGACCCAGTTCGTTATCCCGGACGGCGTACTGAACCTTTTTGAAACAGAGCTGGGCGACCGTTGGCTGGGTATGGACAACGGCGAACAGGATGGTCGTTATGTCGGTAGTTTTGCTCCCCGTATGTATCCTTTGGGGACAGATCGCAAACAACAATATTTTAATTTCCAGCGTCATTTTCAGGAAATGGGCGATCAGTTGGGAAATAAAATGGCGACGCTTGTTTCTCTGAATTTCGGACATTATTTTCTGAAAGAAGGCGTTTATACCCTGATCGGAGCCGAGACGGCGCAGGGCTTGCCTAACTCGCAGATATATTATTCGTTTATCCGTGGAGCCGGGAAACAGTATGGCGTAAACTGGTTCGGCAATGCTTCCGTATGGAACCGATGGGGACATAAGACATACGATTCGAACGCGACCAATATCGATGATGATTACAATAGTGGAGGCCCGTTGAAAGGAACCTCTCTCGGATTGCTGAAGCGTTTGATCTATACCCATTTGATGTATGATTGTGTGGCTGTCGGTTTTGAAGGGGCTATGCGGGTCGACGATAAGAAACTCAGCCCTATCGGAAAGATACAGCAGAGTGCGGTTAAATGGGTAGACAAATACGGTGATCCGGGTACGATGTACACACCGGTAGCACTGATGACCGATTTCTTTTCCGGCTGGTCATTCCCGCGCCATTTGTATTCGAGACAGGCTTATAAAGTGTGGGGCAATCTGCCTTATGAACTGCCGGATTATCAAACGGATGCCATGCTCGATATTTTGTATCCGGGTTATCAGGATGCTTCCTATTATAAAGATGAAAGAGGCTTTATCACTCCAAATCCTTACGGAGATATTGCCGACTGTCTGATGAGTGATGCCCCGCTGTGGGTATTGAAACAATATCCGGTATTGGTCATTGCCGATGAACTGCGTCCGGGGCAGGAGATTAATGATAAATTGAATGCCTATGTACATGCAGGCGGTCATTTGGTCATTACGGCCGGTTCATTGAAGAACATGCCGGATGGAATAGCCGGTATCCGTACCGGAGAAAATACAAAGATCTGTACTGCACCGATCACATATAAAGGTGAGTCATTCAAGGAGCGTGCTCCTTACATATTAGCCGAATTAATCTATCCGGCTTCCGCCACTGTATTGCAAAAAAGTAATGAACTTCCGGCTGCCATCGAACTGAATGCCGGCAAAGGAAAAGTAACAGTGCTCGCTTCTCCGTATGGCGTTACGGAGCAACCACAATGTGAATTGCCTGTAAAGGTGATGGAAGAAAAGCCGTTGGATAAACCTTATCCTATACTGAACCATACGAAAGCACTGATGGAAGATATTTTTGCCTCTGTGCAACTGTTTGAGACCAATCCGGAGCTAAGTCTTGTGACCTGTTCCAGAGGAAATGGCGAATATACAGTTTTGATTTCCAATGAATCCTGGGAACCGAAAGTGTTTTCGATTGGTACAAAGACAGGCAAGATTATCTCTATCAAAGAATTACCAACTGATTGCTCGGAGATGCAGGCTGTAGGCTATACACCTAAGGTGATGTTGAACACATCGTTTGGTAAAAACACAGCCCATACGATAGCCGGTGGAAATGTCCGTATTTTCCGTGTCCGCCTGGATGATAAGGCAGATGTGACGGTTATGCCGGAAAGTACTCCGGTTCCGAATACGACCGGACGGGCGCTTGTGCTGCGTAATATTCTGGATGTGAAGGAAGAAATCCTTTCACGCCCGACATTCTTCGAACATTATGACCGTGTCGTGATCGACTGGCGTTATCTGCATAATCGGGAAAAAGAGGCTTTGAAACAGGAAGCCGGCTGGCTGGGACGGCAGAAACTGAAAATGACGGTTGACCTGACTTCGGGGCTGAACTTGTATCCGGATTTGAGAATTGTAAATAATGATCCTCCTTTCTATCAGAAGAGTATGGAGGTGATGAAAGGTGTCATCGATAAGATGGAGATACTGGGAGCCGACGAATTATTGATTTCTACCCAGCGGACCATCGAAAATAATTATACGATGGAACAGTTCTATGCTTCGCTGAAAGAATCCTTCCAGGTGTTATCCGATTATGCGGCAAAGAAAAATATCCGTTTATTGTTGAGGCAGTCCGTCGCACGTACGCCTGATACGATAGAAGGACTTCAGAAGCTGGTAGGGGAGGTAAACCGTCCGAACTTTACCCTGGCACCGGCTCTGTCGTTGCTGTTGAATAATGAAGCCGGTCTGGATGCAGATTTGAATCGCCTGAAACAAATGGAGATCAAAGATATTCTTATTTCCGCATCGGAAAAGGATATTCATGATCAATTGTGGAATACCAATGCTCCGATATATAAATCCGATAAAGCAACACTTATCCGTAAAATACTGGCTGCATTCCCGCAGGCGAATTATATTATGGATGGTCTGTATGCTTCGCAGGATGAAGAGTATCTGGATGGAAAAGCGATGGACGAATTTGTTACTAAAAATAATCATCTATGTGGAAAAAATTATTGA
- a CDS encoding RNA polymerase sigma-70 factor, giving the protein MTVGDEILDLKEGNHKTFEFLFKKYYVFLCYEARSYITEKHIIEEIVGDVFRWLWENRETLVITTSVRAYLVRAVHNACLSYLRRNQPEYIELDETIVERNTLFSLDESPLDYVLSKELIERVGKAVKELPPQYKRVFELSRYKNLTYAEISEEMGVSINAVKLYQKKALAQLRQVLKEYLPTSQN; this is encoded by the coding sequence ATGACTGTTGGTGATGAGATTTTAGACTTGAAGGAGGGAAATCATAAAACTTTTGAGTTTTTATTCAAAAAGTACTATGTTTTTCTTTGCTATGAGGCACGTTCTTACATCACGGAAAAACATATAATTGAGGAGATTGTCGGAGATGTATTTCGCTGGTTATGGGAAAACAGAGAGACATTGGTCATTACCACTTCTGTCAGAGCTTATTTAGTCCGGGCTGTCCATAATGCGTGCTTGTCATATCTTAGACGAAATCAACCTGAATATATTGAATTGGATGAAACTATTGTAGAGAGGAATACATTATTCTCGCTGGATGAGTCTCCCCTCGATTATGTTCTCTCTAAAGAGCTGATAGAACGGGTTGGTAAAGCGGTGAAAGAATTGCCTCCTCAGTATAAAAGGGTTTTTGAACTGAGCCGATATAAAAATCTGACCTATGCCGAGATTTCAGAAGAAATGGGTGTCTCTATTAATGCTGTGAAATTGTATCAGAAGAAAGCGCTGGCACAACTTCGCCAGGTTCTGAAAGAGTATTTGCCGACTTCTCAGAACTAG
- a CDS encoding FecR family protein, translating to MDQIDKYIQSFLNGSLDAEGHAVLRQWIKEKPENRDYFQTTVAVWKATGVMSNAEGFDVAGAISRFNKKTKPVNRIDFYRRALRLSAAAIILLVCGISSLFFLWQSERTASEVVEEYKEYVVEVPDGAKSKITFPDGSVVWLNAGSKVKYDSNFAKASRNVELTGEGYFEVSKNKELPFVVNTEKLSVKVLGTKFNLKSYEEDSEVKVTLKEGAVKVGDFLTDAAPVELKPNQRFTFRKADLSMLVDSVDASHIDNWRNGAMTFDKVPLEEIAKELRRLYNIPIRIESDRLKQIVYYSDFQENVSVEKVLEILSSGNKFRYEVKPNIIRIFN from the coding sequence ATGGATCAAATAGATAAGTATATACAATCGTTTCTGAATGGCTCTCTAGATGCTGAAGGTCATGCTGTTTTGCGACAGTGGATCAAAGAAAAGCCGGAGAACAGAGACTATTTCCAAACCACAGTCGCTGTATGGAAAGCGACTGGTGTGATGTCGAATGCGGAAGGATTCGATGTGGCTGGTGCTATCAGTCGATTTAATAAAAAAACAAAACCGGTAAATCGAATCGATTTCTATCGTCGTGCATTGAGGCTTTCGGCAGCAGCAATCATTCTTTTAGTATGCGGAATTTCTTCCTTATTCTTTTTATGGCAGTCGGAAAGAACGGCTTCTGAGGTGGTGGAAGAATATAAGGAATATGTGGTTGAGGTTCCGGACGGAGCAAAATCAAAAATTACATTTCCGGATGGTTCTGTTGTCTGGCTGAATGCCGGGAGTAAGGTGAAGTATGATTCGAACTTTGCTAAGGCATCGAGAAATGTGGAGCTGACAGGGGAAGGTTATTTTGAAGTAAGCAAGAATAAGGAATTACCATTTGTGGTGAATACTGAGAAATTATCGGTGAAAGTTCTCGGTACTAAATTCAATCTAAAATCCTATGAAGAAGACTCAGAGGTGAAAGTAACCCTCAAAGAGGGCGCGGTGAAGGTCGGAGATTTTCTGACCGATGCCGCCCCGGTCGAGTTGAAACCCAATCAGCGATTTACTTTCAGGAAAGCTGACCTGAGCATGCTGGTGGATTCGGTGGATGCCAGCCATATAGATAACTGGCGCAACGGGGCAATGACTTTTGACAAGGTCCCGCTGGAAGAAATAGCCAAAGAATTGAGACGCCTCTATAACATACCGATCCGGATAGAAAGCGATAGGCTGAAGCAAATAGTCTACTATTCGGATTTCCAGGAAAATGTATCAGTAGAGAAGGTTCTGGAGATATTGTCATCCGGTAATAAATTCCGGTATGAGGTGAAACCTAATATAATTCGAATTTTCAATTAA